ACCAGTGACCTCTACGATGTGAACGTAGCGCTCTAACCAGCTGAGCTAATCACCCTCCAAAATATTAAGTCAGATATTAAATCAGGAGGGTTCCCAAAAAGACAAAATAATAAGCTAAACTCATAACTATCAGTAAAAAAGTGGTGGGAGATACTGGATTCGAACCAGTGACCTCTACGATGTCAACGTAGCGCTCTAACCAACTGAGCTAATCACCCATCTGCGGTCAGAATTATGGAGAAGGGAATTTTGTCAAGCTCGGAATTGAGAGGGGTAGTTACAAAGAGAAAATAGATTTTTTCAGCCACCGAGAACACCGAAGACACCGAAAGGTTTTTTACAAAGAGAAAAGAGGGTAGATTGAGAATTGAGAATTGAGAATTGAGAATGTAGTAAGCGGAACAGTGAGATGGCAAGATAGGTTTTTTTAGCCACCGAGGACACCGAAGACACCGAAAGGTTTTTTTACAAAGAGAAAAAGAGAAAAAGAGAAAAAAGATAATTTAATAAACTTTCGGTGGCTTTGGTGGCTTAAGTGTTTTCAGTGTTTTCAATGTTTTCAGTGTTTTCAGTGTTTTCGGTGGCTTATAAAAAAAGCCGAGGAACAGCGTTTTCCATTAACACTACAATTATCAATGGCATAGTAGCTACAAGTATTTTTCAGTGTATTCAGTGTTTTCGGTGGCTTCGGTGGCTTCGGTGGCTTAAGTGTTTTCAGTGGCTTATAAAAATCGGAGTATGGGAACATAAATTGCTTTATTTATAAGTTATTAGGTGTGTTATAGTGCTTTGAGGAAATCTCAGCTAATGGTGTTTCAGTTTTTTTTAAGCTGTAAAGGAGGTAAAAAAAATGAAACGCATCGTCTTATTTGTATTACTATTTATTGCCGTTATTTCGGCTTGGTCAAATCCCATAGAGCCAAATCTAATCAGCAGATTTTGGTTTGAGCCGGAAAATATATTGCAGATTGAGCTTTCTCAATTTGTAGGTTTATTTCAGGCAGCAGAAATAACTTATCTTGATGCAGAGGATTCCCTAACTATTCAGGTTAATCCAAATGCGACATCTGTTCAGCAAGTTAATATGCCACAGAGTATTAACACGCCTGAAAGTGGTTTTTTCACTATCCGAATTCCGCAGCAATTTGAGGAGACAGTTCACTGGGGAGCTGATTTGGAGAATGATTTAAGTTCGCTGAATGGAACTGAATGTGCAGTGCACATACTTTACACCAATCTGTATGGAGATAGTGTTTATGGCTGGGCAAAAGATATTTCGCCTGCTGTTTGCGGACCGGATTATTGTTCTGCCAGGTTCATTTACAGGGTTGAATGCACCGATTTAAGCGGTTTTCCTCTTGCCGGAGTTTCCGTTTACAACAGTCAATCTGCAGGAAGCGCTTTCGTAAATCCAGCGATTACTAATAGTGCAGGGATTGCTACCGGGGAGCTTTATCCAATGAAAACGCGGATTTGGGTAATAAATCCTATTACCAATGAAACGACTTTCAATACTCATTTTTTTGCCGAGCCGGGAGCAGTTATGCCCTTTTCTGTGCAATTGCCTGTTAGTGTTGAAGATAGCAATATCACTTCAGCAGTGCCCAAGCTTGTTCTTTATCCTTCTGTAGTGAATCCAAATTTGCAGAAAACAATCCACATTTCCTTTTCTACCAAGCTTACGGGCAAGGCAAAACTTGTTTTATACGATTTGAAAGGACGCTATGTTGCAGAAACAGTTTATAACCAGGATGAAGTGGAATGGCAGCTGCCAGAACTATCCAGCGGCGTTTATTTTGTGCGTCTTAGCCATCAAGATAAGGCATTGGGGACAGCCAAGCTAATTATACTAAAGTGAAGGACGCTTTTCTCCTGCTGTTTTTAACAGGAATTATAGCACTTTCAGCTCTCAGTTTTGAAGCGGAAGAGCTGGATTTCTACTTGGAAAGTGATTTATGGAAAATGGACGGTCTTTTTCATTTTGCCAATTATGACACTGTGGCAGTAACGAAACTAATCTATTTTCCAGTGGTTTGTGACAGTTTATGCCTGCCTGTTAAAATTAATACCCTCGCCATTCAGGATAGCAGTGGAGCCGAAGTTACTCTGCTGAAACAGACAAAGAACGGCTTCACTTTTCTGCTTTCTCTGCCCGCATTTTCGTTTTGCACTTTGCGCATAGATTACTCCCAAATCCTGCAGGGAAATTATGCCAAATATATAATTACTACAGCAAATTCCTGGGGCAGAGCTTTACCTTATGCTAAATATACTTTACATCCGGGCATTAATGTTCATATAAGTTCTCTTCCTTTCCCTGTGCAGAAACAAGAAGGAAGAAGTTATGTCTGGGAATTTTATGATTTTACTCCTGCTAAAGAATTTGAGATTACATTCCAAACCCTTTCTGCCACAGAACGGAACTAATATAATTTATTTATTCACACAGCATAAATTTTTGCCTCTTATTTGATTTTTAGCTTCCGGATAACCCGTTTCGGAAACAGAACATTAAATTTAGTATGGGGATGTTATATTTCTTTTTGCCTGAGGGGCTTACACCGTAATCGCTATTTTTGTGTAGCACTAATGGGCTTTTTTATTCGGAAGGACGACGTCCTCGTCGTTCAAGAGCAAGAAGGGGTTGACCAGGAGGTCAACAATCCGATGCCTCCTAAGGGGGCTTTCAGGATGCGGGAAAATTATAAAAAACATTGTAAATTGCATTTTACGAGGGGCTTACGCACCCATCGCTATTTTTGTGTCGCCCTAAGGGGCTTTCAGGATGCGGAAAAATGATAAAAAACATTGTAACTTGCACTTTACGAGGGGCTTACACACCCATCGCTATTTTTGTGTCGCCCTAATGGGCTTTTTTATTCGGAAGGACGATGTCCTCGTCGTTCAAGCGCAAGAATAAGTTGACCAGGAGGTCAACAATCCGATGTCGCCCTAAGGGGCTTTCAGGATACGGGAAAAATGACAAAAATTATTGTAACTTGCATTTTCCGAGGGGGTTACGCCACCATCGCTATAATTGTGTAACCCAATAGGATTTCTCGCTCTTAGCCGATGCTCATATCCTTCCGATATGACTCCCATATCGTTCCCGTATCGCAATATGGGAAGGATATGGGATCTTATTGATCTATATAGCGTTAAAGAAAAGGAAAAAAGAAGGGAAAAAAGAAGAAAATTATCATTGTCATCCTTCCCTTTACTTGAAAAAAAGCAAACATACCCAGTGAAAAGTTACTATCTATTAGTTATAACTTACGGTAAATAAAATGCTTAGCTGAAAGCAAAGGGAAAACAGAGAAAATACTATTTGACACTTAGCCCGAGGATAGGATTATGAGAAAAAAATTATTTATGAAAAAAGAGGAGATATGCGTGTATTAGTTTTGAATTGCGGAAGTTCTTCCATCAAGTATCAGCTGATTGATATGGATACAGAAAACTTGATGGCTGAAGGCATCGTAGAAAAAATCGGGGAAGATATTGCTCTTTTCACCTATAAAAGCCGGAAATACACTAAAAAGAAACGGGAAATGGTGATTGATAATCATGAGCAGGGTTTGCAACTTATTTTGGAAGCGCTGATTGACCCTGCCAATGGCGTTTTGAACGGTTTGGAAGAAATTGATGCCGTAGGACATCGTTTAGTTCATGCCGGAGAGCATTATTCCGATGCTGTAATAATAACCGGGCATGTTATTCAAGTGATGCAGGAATGTGTATCGTTGGCACCGTTGCATAATCCTGCCAATTTAAAAGGGATTGAAGCAGTTCAGATAAATATGCCAAATTGTCCTCAATGCGGTGTTTTTGATACTGCTTTTCATCAAACGATGCCGGCTATGGCATATTTGTATCCGTTACCTTTGGAGCTTTATACAAATTACAAAATTCGGCGCTACGGTTTTCACGGGACAAGTCACAAATATGTCAGTTTGAAAGCCGCAGAATTTTTACAGCGTCCTTTAGAATCCTTAAAAGTTATTACCTGCCATTTGGGAAATGGTGCCTCTATGACTGCCATCAAAAACGGCAAATCCATTGATACTTCAATGGGTTTCACTCCTCTGGAAGGGTTAATGATGGGAACTCG
The Candidatus Cloacimonas sp. DNA segment above includes these coding regions:
- a CDS encoding T9SS type A sorting domain-containing protein, producing MKRIVLFVLLFIAVISAWSNPIEPNLISRFWFEPENILQIELSQFVGLFQAAEITYLDAEDSLTIQVNPNATSVQQVNMPQSINTPESGFFTIRIPQQFEETVHWGADLENDLSSLNGTECAVHILYTNLYGDSVYGWAKDISPAVCGPDYCSARFIYRVECTDLSGFPLAGVSVYNSQSAGSAFVNPAITNSAGIATGELYPMKTRIWVINPITNETTFNTHFFAEPGAVMPFSVQLPVSVEDSNITSAVPKLVLYPSVVNPNLQKTIHISFSTKLTGKAKLVLYDLKGRYVAETVYNQDEVEWQLPELSSGVYFVRLSHQDKALGTAKLIILK
- a CDS encoding acetate kinase, giving the protein MRVLVLNCGSSSIKYQLIDMDTENLMAEGIVEKIGEDIALFTYKSRKYTKKKREMVIDNHEQGLQLILEALIDPANGVLNGLEEIDAVGHRLVHAGEHYSDAVIITGHVIQVMQECVSLAPLHNPANLKGIEAVQINMPNCPQCGVFDTAFHQTMPAMAYLYPLPLELYTNYKIRRYGFHGTSHKYVSLKAAEFLQRPLESLKVITCHLGNGASMTAIKNGKSIDTSMGFTPLEGLMMGTRCGDIDPAIPIHLQQQLGLTVDEVNNILNKKSGMLGLSHISNDMREIEDEILVKNNPKAIMALNVYAYRIKKYIGSYYAALNGLDVLIFTGGVGENMPILRELVCQEMDAIGIKINPEENSKHSEGIQVLNTTDSRVTVLKIPTNEELMIARETKRLLS